One window of Paenibacillus sp. FSL K6-3182 genomic DNA carries:
- the polA gene encoding DNA polymerase I, translated as MEKWMLIDGNSIIYRAFFALPPLTNSAGNHTNAIFGFTTMLLKLLEQEKPTHVLVAFDAGKVTFRHEGYAEYKGGRQKTPPELSEQFPVLKELLQAFSISQFELSGYEADDIIGTLTKAADEKGVEAFVVTGDKDMLQLASDKVTIAVTRKGVSDVELYTPETIQEKYGLVPMQIIDLKGLMGDTSDNIPGVPGVGEKTALKLLHEHGSVESVLDNLDKLKGKLKENIESHKDDATMSKRLATIFREVPIEKSIDDIRYAGYDGSKLAEAFRKLEFKSLIDRLELGAEAGDMDKEAEAAAADLNINVIESEKDAEMLEKLIQLLQKSDKNGLYIEAIGENPHHAELIGLAIASDEAVFVMPYSVLKQPFAAKLRDWLEQADKPKYGFDLHKVELALKWSGISFEGSAFDVQLAAYLLDPTEASQTLSGINEKQGLSTLPPDEAVYGKGAKFRVPDADTLYRHLSLKAEAVRKLVPLLTEELSNTGMSKLYFDMEHPLSRILAGMEFQGIKVKSEELEALGRNLESKLTTIISSVYKLAGTEFNIGSPKQLGEILFEKLGLPAKKKTKTGYSTDAEVLEELAPYHEIIPLILHYRQLSKLQSTYVEGLLKEVRKETGKIHTYYRQTIAATGRLSSQFPNLQNIPIRLEEGRQIRKAFVPSEPGWSIVAADYSQIELRVLAHIADDENMKEAFIKDMDIHTKTAMDVFGVTAEEVDSNMRRSAKAVNFGIVYGISDFGLSQNLGISRNEAGKFIADYKEVFKGVRQYMHDIVQQAKRDGYVATLLERRRYLNDINASNFNLRSFAERTAMNTPIQGTAADIIKLAMVHMDAALRERKLKSRMLLQVHDELVFEVPQEELELMKTLVPEVMAGALKLDVPLKADMSFGDNWYEAK; from the coding sequence ATGGAAAAATGGATGCTAATTGACGGAAACAGTATAATCTACCGTGCGTTTTTTGCTTTGCCGCCGCTTACGAATTCGGCGGGCAATCACACGAATGCGATTTTTGGGTTTACAACGATGCTGCTTAAGCTGCTTGAACAAGAAAAGCCGACTCATGTGCTGGTTGCATTTGATGCTGGCAAGGTCACTTTTCGCCATGAAGGTTATGCGGAATATAAAGGCGGAAGACAAAAGACACCGCCAGAGCTGTCAGAGCAATTTCCAGTGCTTAAGGAGCTGCTTCAAGCCTTCAGCATTTCGCAGTTTGAGCTGTCCGGTTATGAAGCCGATGATATTATCGGTACACTAACGAAGGCAGCTGACGAGAAAGGTGTAGAAGCTTTTGTCGTTACTGGAGATAAAGATATGCTGCAGCTTGCTTCAGACAAAGTAACCATTGCGGTAACACGCAAAGGCGTTAGTGATGTTGAACTTTACACACCAGAGACAATTCAAGAGAAATACGGCCTTGTGCCGATGCAAATTATCGATCTTAAGGGGCTCATGGGGGATACCTCTGACAACATCCCTGGTGTTCCAGGCGTAGGCGAGAAAACGGCGCTTAAGCTGCTTCATGAGCATGGATCGGTTGAAAGCGTGCTTGATAACTTGGACAAGCTGAAGGGCAAGCTGAAGGAAAACATTGAGAGCCATAAAGATGATGCTACGATGAGCAAGCGCTTGGCGACGATCTTCCGAGAAGTGCCTATAGAAAAGTCTATCGATGACATTCGTTATGCTGGGTATGATGGTTCGAAGCTGGCTGAGGCGTTCCGCAAGCTGGAATTCAAATCATTAATTGATCGCTTGGAGCTAGGTGCTGAAGCAGGTGATATGGATAAGGAAGCCGAAGCTGCTGCTGCTGATTTGAATATTAATGTGATCGAATCAGAAAAAGACGCAGAGATGCTGGAGAAGCTTATTCAGCTGCTCCAGAAGTCGGACAAAAATGGCTTGTATATCGAAGCCATTGGAGAGAATCCGCATCATGCCGAGCTGATTGGCCTTGCTATCGCCAGCGATGAAGCAGTGTTTGTAATGCCATATTCAGTGCTTAAGCAGCCTTTTGCAGCGAAGCTTCGCGACTGGCTCGAACAAGCGGACAAGCCGAAATACGGCTTTGATCTCCATAAGGTGGAGCTCGCACTCAAATGGAGCGGAATCAGCTTTGAGGGCTCTGCTTTTGATGTGCAGCTGGCAGCATATTTGCTCGATCCTACAGAAGCGAGCCAGACGCTAAGCGGAATTAATGAGAAGCAGGGGCTGTCGACACTGCCGCCGGATGAAGCTGTTTATGGCAAAGGCGCGAAATTCAGAGTGCCTGATGCCGATACGCTTTACCGCCATTTATCGCTGAAAGCGGAAGCGGTTCGGAAGCTCGTGCCTTTGTTAACCGAAGAGCTAAGCAATACGGGCATGAGCAAGCTTTATTTTGACATGGAGCATCCATTGTCCCGCATTCTTGCAGGGATGGAGTTTCAGGGCATTAAAGTAAAGTCCGAGGAGCTGGAGGCGCTTGGTCGTAATTTGGAGAGTAAGCTGACAACAATCATTAGCAGCGTGTACAAGCTTGCTGGTACGGAATTTAATATCGGATCGCCAAAGCAGTTGGGTGAGATTTTATTCGAGAAGCTTGGTCTGCCTGCTAAGAAAAAGACGAAAACAGGTTATTCGACGGATGCTGAGGTGCTGGAGGAGCTTGCGCCTTATCACGAGATAATTCCGCTTATCCTGCATTATCGTCAGCTCTCGAAGCTGCAATCTACTTATGTAGAGGGCTTGCTTAAAGAGGTGCGCAAGGAAACAGGCAAAATACACACGTATTATCGCCAGACCATTGCAGCTACCGGTCGTCTAAGCAGTCAGTTCCCTAACTTGCAGAACATTCCGATTCGTCTTGAGGAAGGACGCCAAATTAGGAAAGCCTTTGTGCCGTCCGAGCCGGGCTGGTCCATCGTAGCAGCGGACTATTCACAAATTGAGCTTCGTGTGCTCGCACATATTGCTGATGATGAGAATATGAAGGAAGCGTTCATTAAGGACATGGATATTCACACCAAAACAGCGATGGATGTATTCGGCGTAACTGCCGAGGAGGTTGATTCCAACATGCGTCGTTCGGCAAAAGCGGTCAACTTCGGCATCGTGTATGGCATCAGCGATTTTGGCTTATCGCAAAACCTTGGCATTTCCCGTAATGAAGCTGGAAAGTTTATTGCGGATTACAAGGAGGTTTTCAAAGGCGTTCGCCAATATATGCACGATATCGTTCAGCAAGCGAAGCGCGACGGGTATGTGGCCACACTGCTTGAGCGCAGGCGTTATCTGAATGACATCAATGCTTCTAATTTCAACTTGCGATCCTTTGCTGAACGTACGGCGATGAATACACCGATTCAAGGTACTGCGGCAGATATTATTAAGCTGGCCATGGTCCATATGGACGCTGCGCTGCGCGAACGCAAGCTGAAGAGCCGCATGCTGCTGCAGGTGCACGATGAGCTCGTGTTCGAAGTGCCGCAAGAGGAGCTGGAGCTGATGAAGACGCTTGTGCCTGAAGTGATGGCTGGAGCGCTCAAACTTGATGTTCCTTTGAAGGCCGATATGAGTTTCGGTGACAATTGGTATGAAGCAAAGTAA